One region of Glycine max cultivar Williams 82 chromosome 9, Glycine_max_v4.0, whole genome shotgun sequence genomic DNA includes:
- the LOC100793482 gene encoding heavy metal-associated isoprenylated plant protein 39 yields MKKVVLKVELHDDRVKQKAMTTASALSGVKSISVDLKDSQMILSGDTDPVSVVSKLRKCCHTEIVSVEPAKEEKETKKVEPAKLSLPLHQAYPLIYYVTSYKENPSDCVIC; encoded by the exons ATGAAG AAAGTAGTGCTAAAGGTGGAGTTGCACGATGATAGAGTCAAGCAAAAGGCTATGACAACAGCCTCTGCCCTTTCAG GGGTTAAATCAATTTCTGTTGACCTAAAAGACAGTCAAATGATCTTATCAGGGGACACTGATCCTGTGAGTGTAGTGTCCAAGCTAAGAAAGTGTTGTCATACTGAAATTGTTTCAGTTGAACCAGCAAAGGAGGAGAAGGAGACGAAGAAGGTGGAGCCAGCAAAACTATCTCTTCCTCTCCATCAAGCCTATCCCCTAATTTACTATGTCACAAGTTATAAAGAGAATCCTAGTGACTGTGTCATCTGCTAA
- the LOC100527327 gene encoding uncharacterized protein isoform X1 — MIITIDPKSSIIFVRQKVVLKVELHDDKIKKKAMKAVSGISGAESVSVDMKDQKMTIIGDFDPVTAVGKLRKFCHAEILSVGPAKEEKKEKPKKEDKKPEANKNPKEEYAQLLKVYEAYYNQTRPLQ; from the exons ATGATTATTACTATAGATCCTAAAAGTTCAATAATATTTGTCCGACAGAAAGTGGTGCTAAAGGTGGAACTCCATGAtgacaaaatcaagaaaaaggcCATGAAGGCAGTATCTGGTATTTCAG GGGCAGAGTCAGTCTCAGTGGACATGAAGGACCAGAAAATGACTATAATTGGGGATTTTGATCCTGTAACAGCAGTTGGGAAGCTTAGAAAATTCTGTCATGCTGAGATACTTTCAGTTGGACCAGCCAAAgaggagaaaaaagagaaaccaAAGAAAGAGGATAAGAAGCCAGAAGCCAATAAAAATCCAAAGGAGGAATATGCTCAACTTCTGAAGGTATATGAAGCCTATTATAATCAGACTAGACCTCTGCAATAG
- the LOC100527327 gene encoding uncharacterized protein LOC100527327 (The RefSeq protein has 2 substitutions compared to this genomic sequence) has protein sequence MKKVVLKVELHDDKIKKKAVKAVSGISGAESVSVDMKDQKMTIIGDFDPVTAVGKLRKFCHAEILSVGPAKEEKKEKPKKEDKKPEANKNPKEEYAQLLKIYEAYYNQTRPLQ, from the exons ATGAAG AAAGTGGTGCTAAAGGTGGAACTCCATGAtgacaaaatcaagaaaaaggcCATGAAGGCAGTATCTGGTATTTCAG GGGCAGAGTCAGTCTCAGTGGACATGAAGGACCAGAAAATGACTATAATTGGGGATTTTGATCCTGTAACAGCAGTTGGGAAGCTTAGAAAATTCTGTCATGCTGAGATACTTTCAGTTGGACCAGCCAAAgaggagaaaaaagagaaaccaAAGAAAGAGGATAAGAAGCCAGAAGCCAATAAAAATCCAAAGGAGGAATATGCTCAACTTCTGAAGGTATATGAAGCCTATTATAATCAGACTAGACCTCTGCAATAG